The segment TGTACACCCCTTTTGTGAATGCGACCGGCGCTGGCCTTGTTTCCGATTGTGAACTCTGCGCTGCAGTGATTGTCTAGAGGTCCCTTTGTGTGTGAGCAGAGCTGTTCATCGTCTGAACACTAACGGCAAACTCAGCACGGCCCTAAAAGTAAATTCGCTTGGCACAGTGAAAGAGCGCTGATGGTGCCCAACATCCAAGGCGTAGTAGCTATGCAAGATGGCTTGTAATATTAAACAGAAGCAGCCGACTTGAAATGAGCGATTTAGCTATTCGAACGGATGCCTACCCGGTATTCACTGACGCTCAAGCAGTTCCATGTCGCTGCTTGAGATCTGAATCAAGTACTTTAAATTGGCCTTTGTTCGTCACCTTGGCCACGTAATCTAAGAGAGAATTAGCCCGGTCGAAGGTCAAACGCCAAAAAGGATGCAAAACGCCAGTGAACTGCGCGTGCTACTCTTGCGGGCCTAGAGGGCTATTCTCACAAGTGCTAAACATGTGCCTACCATTCCCAATGAATATACACATAGAGACTACCAATACAGTGTCCCTTGTGGCTCTAACACCAGTCAGTATGCCAACAAAAACGTGGGCAGATGGAGGGAACTGACGACATGGTGGCATTTCGCTCTCGAGCTTGCTTCACGGTCGTAGGGGGGATTCAAACGACTCATCGTTCGCCGGTAGGGCATTGCACGAAGCAGCATATGTTGAAAGTTCCGCGTGGCGTAAAGCGGCTGGATCCTGGCAGACGGAGTAACTCGTGTGGCAAGGCATTTGGATGGTGCGCGGTGGCCAGTGCCGAATATCGTTTCGAGATTGCGTATGGCCGCGACAAATTGGTTGCGCTCGTCATCTACGCGAGACTGCGCGGCACCGAACAATGCCATTGCACGCCTGGAGCTGTACCATCTCTTTTGAACAGTGCGAGACTGTCATGCAGCCTCCTGCTTCCCCGAGTGTTGGCATTCTTCCGGCTAGAGCTGTGGAATCGAATGGCAGATGATGACTATTCGCGCAGAGAGAGCACGTTGCAGCAGCGACATTGAATGTacagatcaattgatggcgaCAGCgagtgtacatacatgcatgtagGGCTTTGAACCAATTAGAAGGCTGCACATGTGAGTTTTGAAAGGCCCAGATGTCAAGTCGGGTGCAACGGCTGTGCCTGGGCTAGGCGAGTAAGGCCGCGGGGGGTCACCACGTGACACCGTACGTCATTAGTGGAGGTTCAAACGGGCCAGCACAACTCCCATTGATGCCGTTGCTCTTGGGCGAAGTTGCAGGCAAGCATTCCCATCAAAAGATGCTCGTCAACAACCAAGTGTTTCACTTGGCCACTTATAATGTCCCATATTCCGTCTGGGAGAATAGACTCGGTGATTATTGTCTAAATCATTTCGTCTGGCAGGTGTGTCCTTTTTCTCTGCGAGGTCAGTTCAGGAGTAGGCAGTTCAGTTCTATTTATAGGATTTCCAAGAGGGCACCCTACGTAAAAAGAGGGCTCCATAAGGCTGAGCAACTtggtagtactagttatatTCGTTGACAAAAGTGTCCGCAAATGGACGCCTCCGCCCTTTCGGCTCAAATGAACGATTGACATTATCGACAATATTAGCTCTGGACATTTGGAGGATGCCGTTGAGTTCCACCATGGGCCTACTTTGGACGAACGGGAGCCCCAAGCACGACCAAGACCATACACGTGACAAGGACATGTGcgaaaataatataaagtcAAGAGCCCACAATATATGGGTTACAGGCCAGAGAGGACTTGTGCAGACTTGATGCTcggccgtctttggcaaTGCTGCTAGAAGGGTCAGTAGACAGTTCCGGATGCGGATGCAAGACCATCATCACTCCCAAGTGGCTGGAGTCGCACGTGGCCGCTGTTCCGCATGTTTGGACTAAAGCCTCATTGGTCTGTCGTCTTCCGAAGCCTCCCTGGGAGCTATCGTGCGATATGAGCCGCGGTGAGTAAATGATGACAAACGGAAAAGCCCAGACTCGTTGGCGAGAGAGGGAAGGAGCCACCCGATGCAATAACTTAATTATGTGGCCGCCTGCAGTCCTCCTTGCTGCAGCCGCCCTGCCAACGCAAGATCCGACCAATGGGCGATTACAAATGCTGCCTGACTAATTAGCCACTTATCCCGCACCACATCTTCCCCGCGGACATGCCGACGTCGGCTCTGCAGAAAAAGTCACGGAAGTACAAGATACAAGATACCTCCTACAACCCCCGGCACAGACATTTCTGCCGCCGCTCTCGTTTTCACTCTTGAAGTTGCCGTCCATCATCGCCCTGCAACTCCATCGCCACCACAGCGAGACGCCCTCGACAGACATCATGGCCCCTCACCCAGTCTTCATCGACCCCACGGACGATTTCGCACCCGTCCCCTCGGCGGTcctggcggcggtggcgacCCCTGCGAAGCGCAATCTTCTACTCGCCCCGCCGTCGGTGGCCGCCCACGAGGAGAAGCTGCGACAAGTCTTCACGGCCTTTGACCGCGCCAACACCGATCTCCAAATGCTCGACCGACTGTCCGCCGGCTTCGTGTCCCTGCCCCCCGCGACGTACGACCTGGTGCTCGTTCTcaccgacgccgacggctcGCGGGCCGCCGAGTCCGCGCGCCTGCTGAACCGCCACCTGTTCGCCTCGCTAGTCCCCGCCATGAGGGTCGGCGGCAGGCTGCAGTTCCAgggcggccagctcggcgcGGCCGAGTCCAAAGAGGCCATTCTCTCGGGCCTCGTCGCCACGGACGGCGGGTTCGAgaagcaggaggaggaggaagtcgTCATCCCCCTGCGGTTCGGCAAGAAAAAGACGCCGGCGCCACTGCCAAAGTTTGACTTTGGCAagctggacgacgacgacgacgacttgattgacgaggatgacttGCTGGACGACGAAGATCTCAAGAGACGACCTCAAGCGCGTAGGTTCCCGCGATGCGTAGCCGTCGTACTTCGTGTGAGATGCTAACCGTTAGTAGCGACCGAGTGCCAGCCCCAGAAGCGCCGCCGTCCGTGCAAGGACTGCACTTGCGGTCTGGCCGCCAAGTTCGAAGCCGAAGAGAAGGAGCGACGATCGCAGGCCAACGCCGGCCTTGAGGCTATCAAGCTTGACACAAACGACCTGAACGAGTTGGACTTTACggtcaagggcaagacggGCTCGTGCAATAACTGCTCACTGGGGGATGCGTTCAGATGCTCCACGTGCCCGTTCATCGGGCTGCCGGCGTTTAAGCCAGGTGAGGAGGTGCGCATCCTGAACGAGGTGCAATTGTAAATGTCATGAAGAGCATGAAAAACAGCGGCAATAGCAAAGGGACTGGCATGGGTTACGAATTGGACATGAGCCTGGGAAAGACTCAGTCATGGATGTGGCGTTTGGCGTTCAACTACCTCAAAGAAGCATATACATAGACTTGATTTAGCTAATGTGTAGCCCACCAAGGACTACAAATGACATGTACCGTGTCATGTGTTGGGTTGGATCAACCGACAATAGTCGACATGAGCAGCGGCAATACAGCTGTCAATTTTCCGGCTTGACTATCCCCGTCGTGACGCATGTGTTGCATTGTTAAGGGGCAGTCGGCCCTTTGTCTACGCGCCTGATAGACGCATTATGTTGTGTGGTCTTTATGTCTCTACTTTATACCTCTATTCTTATATACATGTTTCTTAGGCCTATGAACCACAATCCCTAGTCACCGCCATTCAAGTTTGAAAGGTGCTGGTGTACCTGCACCGTTGTCTCCAATGCTGGCCATAGCGGAGAATGGCCATGGGAATCAACGCAAGCACCATACAGACAGCACCGAGTAGAGTACATCCCCAGCCGTGGCCGAGAGCCTGACTCATATGGACCGTAGCCAGCGGTAACAAGACGCAAGCCAAGCATCGAATAACAATGACGCCGCTCA is part of the Metarhizium brunneum chromosome 4, complete sequence genome and harbors:
- the dre2 gene encoding Fe-S cluster assembly protein dre2; the protein is MAPHPVFIDPTDDFAPVPSAVLAAVATPAKRNLLLAPPSVAAHEEKLRQVFTAFDRANTDLQMLDRLSAGFVSLPPATYDLVLVLTDADGSRAAESARLLNRHLFASLVPAMRVGGRLQFQGGQLGAAESKEAILSGLVATDGGFEKQEEEEVVIPLRFGKKKTPAPLPKFDFGKLDDDDDDLIDEDDLLDDEDLKRRPQAPTECQPQKRRRPCKDCTCGLAAKFEAEEKERRSQANAGLEAIKLDTNDLNELDFTVKGKTGSCNNCSLGDAFRCSTCPFIGLPAFKPGEEVRILNEVQL